A genomic stretch from Taeniopygia guttata chromosome 9, bTaeGut7.mat, whole genome shotgun sequence includes:
- the KCNMB2 gene encoding calcium-activated potassium channel subunit beta-2 isoform X6 translates to MFIWTSGRGSTSYRHDEKRNIYQKIRDHDLLDKRKTVTALKAGEDRAILLGLAMMVCSIMMYFLLGITLLRSYMQSVWTEETQCSLLNASITETFNCSFNCGPECWKISQYPCLQVYVNLTSSGQKLLLYHTEETMKINSECSYIPKCGKNYEESMSLVNVVMENFRKYQRFSCFYDPEGVQKNVILTKLYSSNVLFHSLFWPTCMMIGGVAIVAMVKLTQYLSLLCERIQRISR, encoded by the exons AAATATTTACCAAAAAATCAGGGATCACGACCTACTggacaaaaggaaaacagtCACAGCCCTCAAAGCTGGGGAGGACCGGGCCATTCTCCTGGGGCTGGCCATGATGGTGTGCTCGATCATGATGTACTTCCTGCTGGGAATCACGCTGCTGCGCTCCTACATGCAGAG TGTCTGGACAGAAGAGACTCAGTGCTCGCTTCTCAATGCATCCATCACAGAAACCTTTAACTGCTCATTTAACTGCGGTCCAGAGTGCTGGAAAATCTCTCAGTACCCCTGCCTGCAGGTGTATGTTAATCTCACCTCTTCTGGCCAGAAGCTTCTACTCTACCACACCGAGGaaacaatgaaaattaattctgaG TGTTCGTACATCCCCAAGTGCGGGAAGAACTACGAGGAATCCATGTCGCTGGTGAATGTGGTGATGGAAAACTTCAGGAAGTACCAACGCTTCTCCTGCTTCTACGACCCCGAGGGCGTGCAGAAGAACGTGATCCTCACCAAACTGTACAGCTCCAACGTGCTGTTCCACTCCCTGTTCTGGCCCACCTGCATGATGATCGGTGGGGTTGCCATCGTCGCCATGGTAAAGCTGACTCAATACCTTTCCCTGCTCTGCGAGAGAATCCAAAGGATCAGCAGATAG
- the KCNMB2 gene encoding calcium-activated potassium channel subunit beta-2 isoform X7 gives MSLCLKYPRDKWRNIYQKIRDHDLLDKRKTVTALKAGEDRAILLGLAMMVCSIMMYFLLGITLLRSYMQSVWTEETQCSLLNASITETFNCSFNCGPECWKISQYPCLQVYVNLTSSGQKLLLYHTEETMKINSECSYIPKCGKNYEESMSLVNVVMENFRKYQRFSCFYDPEGVQKNVILTKLYSSNVLFHSLFWPTCMMIGGVAIVAMVKLTQYLSLLCERIQRISR, from the exons AAATATTTACCAAAAAATCAGGGATCACGACCTACTggacaaaaggaaaacagtCACAGCCCTCAAAGCTGGGGAGGACCGGGCCATTCTCCTGGGGCTGGCCATGATGGTGTGCTCGATCATGATGTACTTCCTGCTGGGAATCACGCTGCTGCGCTCCTACATGCAGAG TGTCTGGACAGAAGAGACTCAGTGCTCGCTTCTCAATGCATCCATCACAGAAACCTTTAACTGCTCATTTAACTGCGGTCCAGAGTGCTGGAAAATCTCTCAGTACCCCTGCCTGCAGGTGTATGTTAATCTCACCTCTTCTGGCCAGAAGCTTCTACTCTACCACACCGAGGaaacaatgaaaattaattctgaG TGTTCGTACATCCCCAAGTGCGGGAAGAACTACGAGGAATCCATGTCGCTGGTGAATGTGGTGATGGAAAACTTCAGGAAGTACCAACGCTTCTCCTGCTTCTACGACCCCGAGGGCGTGCAGAAGAACGTGATCCTCACCAAACTGTACAGCTCCAACGTGCTGTTCCACTCCCTGTTCTGGCCCACCTGCATGATGATCGGTGGGGTTGCCATCGTCGCCATGGTAAAGCTGACTCAATACCTTTCCCTGCTCTGCGAGAGAATCCAAAGGATCAGCAGATAG
- the KCNMB2 gene encoding calcium-activated potassium channel subunit beta-2 isoform X8, with amino-acid sequence MFIWTSGRGSTSYRHDEKRDHDLLDKRKTVTALKAGEDRAILLGLAMMVCSIMMYFLLGITLLRSYMQSVWTEETQCSLLNASITETFNCSFNCGPECWKISQYPCLQVYVNLTSSGQKLLLYHTEETMKINSECSYIPKCGKNYEESMSLVNVVMENFRKYQRFSCFYDPEGVQKNVILTKLYSSNVLFHSLFWPTCMMIGGVAIVAMVKLTQYLSLLCERIQRISR; translated from the exons GGATCACGACCTACTggacaaaaggaaaacagtCACAGCCCTCAAAGCTGGGGAGGACCGGGCCATTCTCCTGGGGCTGGCCATGATGGTGTGCTCGATCATGATGTACTTCCTGCTGGGAATCACGCTGCTGCGCTCCTACATGCAGAG TGTCTGGACAGAAGAGACTCAGTGCTCGCTTCTCAATGCATCCATCACAGAAACCTTTAACTGCTCATTTAACTGCGGTCCAGAGTGCTGGAAAATCTCTCAGTACCCCTGCCTGCAGGTGTATGTTAATCTCACCTCTTCTGGCCAGAAGCTTCTACTCTACCACACCGAGGaaacaatgaaaattaattctgaG TGTTCGTACATCCCCAAGTGCGGGAAGAACTACGAGGAATCCATGTCGCTGGTGAATGTGGTGATGGAAAACTTCAGGAAGTACCAACGCTTCTCCTGCTTCTACGACCCCGAGGGCGTGCAGAAGAACGTGATCCTCACCAAACTGTACAGCTCCAACGTGCTGTTCCACTCCCTGTTCTGGCCCACCTGCATGATGATCGGTGGGGTTGCCATCGTCGCCATGGTAAAGCTGACTCAATACCTTTCCCTGCTCTGCGAGAGAATCCAAAGGATCAGCAGATAG